The Acropora muricata isolate sample 2 chromosome 7, ASM3666990v1, whole genome shotgun sequence genomic interval CTTGCATCATTACACTCAATGTTTTTATTCTCAAAGGATTTTATCGAATCTCGAATGACACTGTTTCATTCTTGTATCGTGATTTCCATTTCTCATGTAGTAATTTATTATAGTCACATATCGATTAATAAATCTTGATAGGTTATTTCAAACTCAATGATCTTTTGTCATGTTTCGCCCATGACCCTAGGCCCTATACAAAGTGATCATTCCGTCTGTAGGAAGTAATCGATATATTCTACGTAACATAAGAAATGATTTAGAAGTACATGCAACAAGAAATACGATCGAGTGATAAAAACCGAGGTTGCGGTTGCGTCATTGTCAAGGTTAcataaaaatagattacttcatagaaagtgctccGTACTACTACATAGAGACTAAGCGAGGAAAAGCCCGCAGAACAATTAACATTATTaacgaaaattttaaaacaagaagAGGGCCTTATATACTGCCCTGAGGAACTCCAaacacccagtgagtcgtaagcatttcTAAGACTTCCATAGGTTCTTCCTTCtgcagcccgatcaccgatttccacTGCAATTCTCATATCTTTTTCATTATACTCTACCGCTTTTCGATACTCATCCTGTGACTcttaagcattaccaagatttccacaGGCTCTTCCCTTCTTTCTCccggtcaccgatttctattgcaattttcaatggTTTTTTATTATACTCAACGGCTTTACCATACtaacccagtgactggtaagcacgGGAGGAGGCAGcggtggccgagtggttagggtgcCGGACTCAAACTCTGAAGATTCCGAGTTCAAGTCTCGCTCTGACCACTGGCTAGAGTTGCATTAGGTAGTTCTCGGTACAACACCTCGGCCGTGCTTGTTcttagccaactggtttgcgtGCCAGTTGGAATTcctaacctgttaagtttatttcattAACCCTGAAAAACTCCAGTGGGAAGATGTCAATTGTTAATACATTACGTGATAGtacattaccgagatttcgaTGGGCTCCTCCGCCTCCGGCCCGGTCACTGATtccttttccaattttcaaaagcTTGCcacgatactcaatggctttttgagagtcacccagtgacaggtaagtactaccgagactTCCAAAGACTTctccttctcctgcccgatcaccgatttcttgtgcaattttcaaatctttttcatgatactcaatggctttttgatagtcactcagtgagtcgTAAACattaccgaggtttccataggctcgtccttctccggcccgatcactgatttcttttccacttttcaaatctttttcaggatactcaatggctttttgatagtcaccaaatgagtcgtaagcaataccgagatttccataggctcgtccttctccggcccgatcaccgatttcttttgcaattttcaaacgtttttcatgatacacaatggctttttgatagtcagccATTGACTGGTAGGCGTTAccaagacttccataggctccaccttctccggcccgatcacccaATTCTTTAGcaaatttcaaaactttttcatgatgctcaatggctttttgatagtcaccaagtgactggtaaacattaccaagatttccataggctcctccttctctgGCTCGATCACCCATTTCTTTTgctattttcaaatgtttttcatgatactcaatagctttttgatagtcagccAGTGACTGGTAGGCGTTACCAAGACTTTCATAGGCTTCACCTTCTCTgggccgatcaccgatttcttttgcaattttcaaaactttttcatgatactcaatggctttttgatagtcaccaagtgactggtaagcattaccaagatttccagagGCTCCTCCTtccccggcccgatcaccgatttcttttgcaattttcaaatctttttcatgatactcaatagcttttagATAGTTACgcagtgactggtaagcgttaccgagacttcgataggctcttccttcgtcagcccgatcaccgatttcttttgcagttttcaaatgtttttcataatactcaacggctttttcatagtcaccaagtgagtcgtaagcaatgccgagattttcataggctcgtctttctccggcccgatcatcgatttcttttgcaattttcaaacgtttctcataatactcaatggcttttagATATTTACCCAATGACCTGTAAgcaatgccgagatttccataggctcgtccttctccggcccgatcaccgatttcttttgcaattttcaaacgtttatcatgatactcaatggctttttgatagtcagtCAGTGACTGGTAGGcgttaccaagatttccataggctccacCTTCTCCgtctcgatcaccgatttcttttgcaatttttaaacctttttcatgatacttaatggctttttgatagtcaccaagtgagtcgaaagcattaccgagatttccataggctgctgcttctgcggcccgatcaccgatttcttttgcaatttttaaacgttttccATAATACTCAACGGCTTTTTCATAGTCACCaagtgagtcgtaagcaatgccgagatttccataggctcgtctttctccggcccgatcaccgatttcttttgcaattttcaaacgtttttcataatactcaatggcttttagATATTTACCCAATGACTTGTAAgcaatgccgagatttccataggctcgtccttcttcggcccgatcaccgattccttttgcaattttcaagtttttctcgTGATACTTAATGCCTTTTTGGTAGTCACCAAGTGAGTcgaaagcattaccgagatttccataggctgctccttctccgacccgatcaccgatttcttttgcaatttttaaacctttttcatgatactcaacggctttttgatagtcaccaagtgagtcgaaagcattaccgagatttccataggctcttccctctcgggcccgatcaccgatttcttttgcaattttcaaatttttttcatgatactccatggctttttgatagtcgcCAAGTGAGTcataagcattaccaagatttccataggctgcttcTTTTCCGGCCCGatcgccgatttcttttgcaattttcaaacttttttcataatactcaacgACTTTTTCATAGTCACCAAGGGAGTCGTAAGCAATGccgagattttcataggctcgtctttctccggcccgatcatcgatttcttttgcaactttcaaacgtttttcataatactcaatggcttttagATATTTACCCAATGACCTGTAAgcaatgccgagatttccataggctcgtccttctccgacccgatcaccgatttcttttgcaattttcaaacgtttattatgatactcaatggctttttgatagtcagtCAGTGACTGGTAGGcgttaccaagatttccataggctccacCTTCTCCgtctcgatcaccgatttcttttgcaatttttaaacctttttcatgatacttaatggctttttgatagtcaccaagtgagtcgaaagcattaccgagatttccataggctgctgcttctgcggcccgatcaccgatttcttttgcaatttttaaacgttttccATAATACTCAACGGCTTTTTCATAGTCACCaagtgagtcgtaagcaatgccgagatttccataggctcgtctttctccggcccgatcaccgatttcttttgcaattttcaaacgtttttcataatactcaatggcttttagATATTTACCCAATGACTTGTAAgcaatgccgagatttccataggctcgtccttcttcggcccgatcaccgatttcttttgcaattttcaagtttttctcgTGATACTTAATGCCTTTTTGGTAGTCACCAAGTGAGTcgaaagcattaccgagatttccataggctgctccttctccgacccgatcaccgatttcttttgcaatttttaaacctttttcatgatactcaacggctttttgatagtcaccaagtgagtcgaaagcattaccgagatttccataggctcttccctctctggcccgatcaccgatttcttttgcaattttcaaatttttttcatgatactccatggcttttTGAGAGTCGCCAAGTGAGTcataagcattaccaagatttccataggctgcttcTTTTCCGGCCCGatcgccgatttcttttgcaattttcaaacttttttcataatactcaacgACTTTTTCATAGTTACCAAGGGAGTCGTAAGCAATGccgagattttcataggctcgtctttctccggcccgatcaccgatttcttttgcaattttcaaacgtttatcatgatactcaatggctttttgatagtcagtCAGTGACTGGTAGGCGTTAccaagacttccataggctccacCTTCTCCgctccgatcaccgatttgttTTGcgattttcaaacgtttttcatgatactccatggcttttTGATATTCACCAAGTGAGTccaaagcattaccgagatttccataggctgctgcttctgcggcccgatcaccgatttctttttcaatttttaaacgttttccATAATACTCAACGGCTTCATCATAGTCACCaagtgagtcgtaagcaatgCCGAGATTTCTGTAGGCTCGTctttctccggcccgatcaccgatttcttttgcaattttcaaacgtttttcatagTACTCAATGGCTATTAGATATTTACCCAATGAATTGTAAgcaatgccgagatttccataggctcgtccttctccggcccgatcaccgatttcttttacagttttcaaatgtttttcataatacccaatggctttttgatagtcagtCAGTGACTGGTAGGCGTTAccaagacttccataggctccacCTTCTC includes:
- the LOC136922703 gene encoding uncharacterized protein isoform X3, translated to MDGKDGENRRYTSDERSTFQRAVKNHEKHLKIAKEIGDRAGEGAAYGNLGNAYDSLGDYQKAIEYHDKNLKIAKEIGDRAGEGRAYGNLGNAYDSLGDYQKAIKYHEKRLKIAKQIGDRDGEGGAYGSLGNAYQSLTDYQKAIGYYEKHLKTVKEIGDRAGEGRAYGNLGIAYNSLGKYLIAIEYYEKRLKIAKEIGDRAGERRAYRNLGIAYDSLGDYDEAVEYYGKRLKIEKEIGDRAAEAAAYGNLGNALDSLGEYQKAMEYHEKRLKIAKQIGDRSGEGGAYGSLGNAYQSLTDYQKAIEYHDKRLKIAKEIGDRAGERRAYENLGIAYDSLGNYEKVVEYYEKSLKIAKEIGDRAGKEAAYGNLGNAYDSLGDSQKAMEYHEKNLKIAKEIGDRAREGRAYGNLGNAFDSLGDYQKAVEYHEKGLKIAKEIGDRVGEGAAYGNLGNAFDSLGDYQKGIKYHEKNLKIAKEIGDRAEEGRAYGNLGIAYKSLGKYLKAIEYYEKRLKIAKEIGDRAGERRAYGNLGIAYDSLGDYEKAVEYYGKRLKIAKEIGDRAAEAAAYGNLGNAFDSLGDYQKAIKYHEKGLKIAKEIGDRDGEGGAYGNLGNAYQSLTDYQKAIEYHNKRLKIAKEIGDRVGEGRAYGNLGIAYRSLGKYLKAIEYYEKRLKVAKEIDDRAGERRAYENLGIAYDSLGDYEKVVEYYEKSLKIAKEIGDRAGKEAAYGNLGNAYDSLGDYQKAMEYHEKNLKIAKEIGDRAREGRAYGNLGNAFDSLGDYQKAVEYHEKGLKIAKEIGDRVGEGAAYGNLGNAFDSLGDYQKGIKYHEKNLKIAKGIGDRAEEGRAYGNLGIAYKSLGKYLKAIEYYEKRLKIAKEIGDRAGERRAYGNLGIAYDSLGDYEKAVEYYGKRLKIAKEIGDRAAEAAAYGNLGNAFDSLGDYQKAIKYHEKGLKIAKEIGDRDGEGGAYGNLGNAYQSLTDYQKAIEYHDKRLKIAKEIGDRAGEGRAYGNLGIAYRSLGKYLKAIEYYEKRLKIAKEIDDRAGERRAYENLGIAYDSLGDYEKAVEYYEKHLKTAKEIGDRADEGRAYRSLGNAYQSLRNYLKAIEYHEKDLKIAKEIGDRAGEGGASGNLGNAYQSLGDYQKAIEYHEKVLKIAKEIGDRPREGEAYESLGNAYQSLADYQKAIEYHEKHLKIAKEMGDRAREGGAYGNLGNVYQSLGDYQKAIEHHEKVLKFAKELGDRAGEGGAYGSLGNAYQSMADYQKAIVYHEKRLKIAKEIGDRAGEGRAYGNLGIAYDSFGDYQKAIEYPEKDLKSGKEISDRAGEGRAYGNLGNVYDSLSDYQKAIEYHEKDLKIAQEIGDRAGEGEVFGSLGSTYLSLGDSQKAIEYRGKLLKIGKGISDRAGGGGAHRNLASDVIEGKGDKKAIDEEVKQFGGNESKDNGEGAEADETEIQGQECYKQDTYDDDFGGQISETTEDDLSHGIYELKMEEQEEPDNVTIFEGTVKKEGFHLDINLGAIHLTFPPDSVAEATGIMVYRWKHGTCLPQVMEHEAVVSDVIEISATTEDGGLNFNSEVKLVLSHSAADLEGYELVLKTLTDTEKNEWEVIAGCKDIRQVSDLDDYPCPNNVPYSFPVVRAGITKCATYAVVSRLKLSPTYTITVNGGTFVHPDYPQVTITVPQNAVTTKTKLSLELGVQEVPQDEFQGHNLFSGPILHVLCSSRAAFLEPVTIQLPVSLGNRLVNVPQPSECRVRVFFRSAERGTKEWVEISDKVEIPASYDGKLVKFKVQRFSGYAFFLDWTIYGSGVIAFGIIAYLSSIVKNQPLVANFFAYFDPKERLGSHDILFLICCPAHRGYDVKEELEKAGLTACEATSIRDMIPGRDKAFAFVSGGIKFANREDEGRFYLRFHGNVRHKGHLQVLLINDKEHCKVEFRNTPYTTENNLLSRLILALRFCSTSSNAQVSTLSNVSVPPLEESPEGGLISNSSRKLKVTLLSSEWGSSKGGLSTINRELAIQLAKDDTVEVCMYLPAFNDKDKNEADKFMVRLLKAEEKPGYDPIDWLASVPSDHQMNIVIGHGIHLGRQVSHIKETHPECKWFQVVHTDPEELAMFKTYADPSAKGGKKHETEVKLCQKADQVVAVGPKLADTCSHYCGMRKVLVLTPGIFSEFAGINQATEERRVFHVLVFGRGDSEDFQLKGYDIAAQAVTELKDEKEAFKLVFVGAPEGEEDQVKEMFLKGNILRRQLVVRRAKEREQLAQEFYGADLVIMPSRAEGFGLTALEALSAGLPVLVSANSGIGQALQELTLGKNVVLDSEDPTAWAKEIKAVRNRSKKLRLEEAIELREEYGKKYQWEGQCRILVERMHEIVRS
- the LOC136922703 gene encoding uncharacterized protein isoform X2, with the protein product MDGKDGENRRYTSDERSTFQRAVKNHEKHLKIAKEIGDRAGEGAAYGNLGNAYDSLGDYQKAIEYHDKNLKIAKEIGDRAGEGRAYGNLGNAYDSLGDYQKAIKYHEKRLKIAKQIGDRDGEGGAYGSLGNAYQSLTDYQKAIGYYEKHLKTVKEIGDRAGEGRAYGNLGIAYNSLGKYLIAIEYYEKRLKIAKEIGDRAGERRAYRNLGIAYDSLGDYDEAVEYYGKRLKIEKEIGDRAAEAAAYGNLGNALDSLGEYQKAMEYHEKRLKIAKQIGDRSGEGGAYGSLGNAYQSLTDYQKAIEYHDKRLKIAKEIGDRAGERRAYENLGIAYDSLGNYEKVVEYYEKSLKIAKEIGDRAGKEAAYGNLGNAYDSLGDSQKAMEYHEKNLKIAKEIGDRAREGRAYGNLGNAFDSLGDYQKAVEYHEKGLKIAKEIGDRVGEGAAYGNLGNAFDSLGDYQKGIKYHEKNLKIAKEIGDRAEEGRAYGNLGIAYKSLGKYLKAIEYYEKRLKIAKEIGDRAGERRAYGNLGIAYDSLGDYEKAVEYYGKRLKIAKEIGDRAAEAAAYGNLGNAFDSLGDYQKAIKYHEKGLKIAKEIGDRDGEGGAYGNLGNAYQSLTDYQKAIEYHNKRLKIAKEIGDRVGEGRAYGNLGIAYRSLGKYLKAIEYYEKRLKVAKEIDDRAGERRAYENLGIAYDSLGDYEKVVEYYEKSLKIAKEIGDRAGKEAAYGNLGNAYDSLGDYQKAMEYHEKNLKIAKEIGDRAREGRAYGNLGNAFDSLGDYQKAVEYHEKGLKIAKEIGDRVGEGAAYGNLGNAFDSLGDYQKGIKYHEKNLKIAKGIGDRAEEGRAYGNLGIAYKSLGKYLKAIEYYEKRLKIAKEIGDRAGERRAYGNLGIAYDSLGDYEKAVEYYGKRLKIAKEIGDRAAEAAAYGNLGNAFDSLGDYQKAIKYHEKGLKIAKEIGDRDGEGGAYGNLGNAYQSLTDYQKAIEYHDKRLKIAKEIGDRAGEGRAYGNLGIAYRSLGKYLKAIEYYEKRLKIAKEIDDRAGERRAYENLGIAYDSLGDYEKAVEYYEKHLKTAKEIGDRADEGRAYRSLGNAYQSLRNYLKAIEYHEKDLKIAKEIGDRAGEGGASGNLGNAYQSLGDYQKAIEYHEKVLKIAKEIGDRPREGEAYESLGNAYQSLADYQKAIEYHEKHLKIAKEMGDRAREGGAYGNLGNVYQSLGDYQKAIEHHEKVLKFAKELGDRAGEGGAYGSLGNAYQSMADYQKAIVYHEKRLKIAKEIGDRAGEGRAYGNLGIAYDSFGDYQKAIEYPEKDLKSGKEISDRAGEGRAYGNLGNVYDSLSDYQKAIEYHEKDLKIAQEIGDRAGEGEVFGSLGSTYLSLGDSQKAIEYRGKLLKIGKGISDRAGGGGAHRNLESQEETHIVGEMKASDVIEGKGDKKAIDEEVKQFGGNESKDNGEGAEADETEIQGQECYKQDTYDDDFGGQISETTEDDLSHGIYELKMEEQEEPDNVTIFEGTVKKEGFHLDINLGAIHLTFPPDSVAEATGIMVYRWKHGTCLPQVMEHEAVVSDVIEISATTEDGGLNFNSEVKLVLSHSAADLEGYELVLKTLTDTEKNEWEVIAGCKDIRQVSDLDDYPCPNNVPYSFPVVRAGITKCATYAVVSRLKLSPTYTITVNGGTFVHPDYPQVTITVPQNAVTTKTKLSLELGVQEVPQDEFQGHNLFSGPILHVLCSSRAAFLEPVTIQLPVSLGNRLVNVPQPSECRVRVFFRSAERGTKEWVEISDKVEIPASYDGKLVKFKVQRFSGYAFFLDWTIYGSGVIAFGIIAYLSSIVKNQPLVANFFAYFDPKERLGSHDILFLICCPAHRGYDVKEELEKAGLTACEATSIRDMIPGRDKAFAFVSGGIKFANREDEGRFYLRFHGNVRHKGHLQVLLINDKEHCKVEFRNTPYTTENNLLSRLILALRFCSTSSNAQVSTLSNVSVPPLEESPEGGLISNSSRKLKVTLLSSEWGSSKGGLSTINRELAIQLAKDDTVEVCMYLPAFNDKDKNEADKFMVRLLKAEEKPGYDPIDWLASVPSDHQMNIVIGHGIHLGRQVSHIKETHPECKWFQVVHTDPEELAMFKTYADPSAKGGKKHETEVKLCQKADQVVAVGPKLADTCSHYCGMRKVLVLTPGIFSEFAGINQATEERRVFHVLVFGRGDSEDFQLKGYDIAAQAVTELKDEKEAFKLVFVGAPEGEEDQVKEMFLKGNILRRQLVVRRAKEREQLAQEFYGADLVIMPSRAEGFGLTALEALSAGLPVLVSANSGIGQALQELTLGKNVVLDSEDPTAWAKEIKAVRNRSKKLRLEEAIELREEYGKKYQWEGQCRILVERMHEIVRS
- the LOC136922703 gene encoding uncharacterized protein isoform X4; the encoded protein is MDGKDGENRRYTSDERSTFQRAVKNHEKHLKIAKEIGDRAGEGAAYGNLGNAYDSLGDYQKAIEYHDKNLKIAKEIGDRAGEGRAYGNLGNAYDSLGDYQKAIKYHEKRLKIAKQIGDRDGEGGAYGSLGNAYQSLTDYQKAIGYYEKHLKTVKEIGDRAGEGRAYGNLGIAYNSLGKYLIAIEYYEKRLKIAKEIGDRAGERRAYRNLGIAYDSLGDYDEAVEYYGKRLKIEKEIGDRAAEAAAYGNLGNALDSLGEYQKAMEYHEKRLKIAKQIGDRSGEGGAYGSLGNAYQSLTDYQKAIEYHDKRLKIAKEIGDRAGERRAYENLGIAYDSLGNYEKVVEYYEKSLKIAKEIGDRAGKEAAYGNLGNAYDSLGDSQKAMEYHEKNLKIAKEIGDRAREGRAYGNLGNAFDSLGDYQKAVEYHEKGLKIAKEIGDRVGEGAAYGNLGNAFDSLGDYQKGIKYHEKNLKIAKEIGDRAEEGRAYGNLGIAYKSLGKYLKAIEYYEKRLKIAKEIGDRAGERRAYGNLGIAYDSLGDYEKAVEYYGKRLKIAKEIGDRAAEAAAYGNLGNAFDSLGDYQKAIKYHEKGLKIAKEIGDRDGEGGAYGNLGNAYQSLTDYQKAIEYHNKRLKIAKEIGDRVGEGRAYGNLGIAYRSLGKYLKAIEYYEKRLKVAKEIDDRAGERRAYENLGIAYDSLGDYEKVVEYYEKSLKIAKEIGDRAGKEAAYGNLGNAYDSLGDYQKAMEYHEKNLKIAKEIGDRAREGRAYGNLGNAFDSLGDYQKAVEYHEKGLKIAKEIGDRVGEGAAYGNLGNAFDSLGDYQKGIKYHEKNLKIAKGIGDRAEEGRAYGNLGIAYKSLGKYLKAIEYYEKRLKIAKEIGDRAGERRAYGNLGIAYDSLGDYEKAVEYYGKRLKIAKEIGDRAAEAAAYGNLGNAFDSLGDYQKAIKYHEKGLKIAKEIGDRDGEGGAYGNLGNAYQSLTDYQKAIEYHDKRLKIAKEIGDRAGEGRAYGNLGIAYRSLGKYLKAIEYYEKRLKIAKEIDDRAGERRAYENLGIAYDSLGDYEKAVEYYEKHLKTAKEIGDRADEGRAYRSLGNAYQSLRNYLKAIEYHEKDLKIAKEIGDRAGEGGASGNLGNAYQSLGDYQKAIEYHEKVLKIAKEIGDRPREGEAYESLGNAYQSLADYQKAIEYHEKHLKIAKEMGDRAREGGAYGNLGNVYQSLGDYQKAIEHHEKVLKFAKELGDRAGEGGAYGSLGNAYQSMADYQKAIVYHEKRLKIAKEIGDRAGEGRAYGNLGIAYDSFGDYQKAIEYPEKDLKSGKEISDRAGEGRAYGNLGNVYDSLSDYQKAIEYHEKDLKIAQEIGDRAGEGEVFGSLGSTYLSLGDSQKAIEYRGKLLKIGKGISDRAGGGGAHRNLESQEETHIVGEMKERRNFQLGEVKASDVIEGKGDKKAIDEEVKQFGGNESKDNGEGAEADETEIQGQECYKQDTYDDDFGGQISETTEDDLSHGIYELKMEEQEEPDNVTIFEGTVKKEGFHLDINLGAIHLTFPPDSVAEATGIMVYRWKHGTCLPQVMEHEAVVSDVIEISATTEDGGLNFNSEVKLVLSHSAADLEGYELVLKTLTDTEKNEWEVIAGCKDIRQVSDLDDYPCPNNVPYSFPVVRAGITKCATYAVVSRLKLSPTYTITVNGGTFVHPDYPQVTITVPQNAVTTKTKLSLELGVQEVPQDEFQGHNLFSGPILHVLCSSRAAFLEPVTIQLPVSLGNRLVNVPQPSECRVRVFFRSAERGTKEWVEISDKVEIPASYDGKLVKFKVQRFSGFHGNVRHKGHLQVLLINDKEHCKVEFRNTPYTTENNLLSRLILALRFCSTSSNAQVSTLSNVSVPPLEESPEGGLISNSSRKLKVTLLSSEWGSSKGGLSTINRELAIQLAKDDTVEVCMYLPAFNDKDKNEADKFMVRLLKAEEKPGYDPIDWLASVPSDHQMNIVIGHGIHLGRQVSHIKETHPECKWFQVVHTDPEELAMFKTYADPSAKGGKKHETEVKLCQKADQVVAVGPKLADTCSHYCGMRKVLVLTPGIFSEFAGINQATEERRVFHVLVFGRGDSEDFQLKGYDIAAQAVTELKDEKEAFKLVFVGAPEGEEDQVKEMFLKGNILRRQLVVRRAKEREQLAQEFYGADLVIMPSRAEGFGLTALEALSAGLPVLVSANSGIGQALQELTLGKNVVLDSEDPTAWAKEIKAVRNRSKKLRLEEAIELREEYGKKYQWEGQCRILVERMHEIVRS
- the LOC136922703 gene encoding uncharacterized protein isoform X1, which produces MDGKDGENRRYTSDERSTFQRAVKNHEKHLKIAKEIGDRAGEGAAYGNLGNAYDSLGDYQKAIEYHDKNLKIAKEIGDRAGEGRAYGNLGNAYDSLGDYQKAIKYHEKRLKIAKQIGDRDGEGGAYGSLGNAYQSLTDYQKAIGYYEKHLKTVKEIGDRAGEGRAYGNLGIAYNSLGKYLIAIEYYEKRLKIAKEIGDRAGERRAYRNLGIAYDSLGDYDEAVEYYGKRLKIEKEIGDRAAEAAAYGNLGNALDSLGEYQKAMEYHEKRLKIAKQIGDRSGEGGAYGSLGNAYQSLTDYQKAIEYHDKRLKIAKEIGDRAGERRAYENLGIAYDSLGNYEKVVEYYEKSLKIAKEIGDRAGKEAAYGNLGNAYDSLGDSQKAMEYHEKNLKIAKEIGDRAREGRAYGNLGNAFDSLGDYQKAVEYHEKGLKIAKEIGDRVGEGAAYGNLGNAFDSLGDYQKGIKYHEKNLKIAKEIGDRAEEGRAYGNLGIAYKSLGKYLKAIEYYEKRLKIAKEIGDRAGERRAYGNLGIAYDSLGDYEKAVEYYGKRLKIAKEIGDRAAEAAAYGNLGNAFDSLGDYQKAIKYHEKGLKIAKEIGDRDGEGGAYGNLGNAYQSLTDYQKAIEYHNKRLKIAKEIGDRVGEGRAYGNLGIAYRSLGKYLKAIEYYEKRLKVAKEIDDRAGERRAYENLGIAYDSLGDYEKVVEYYEKSLKIAKEIGDRAGKEAAYGNLGNAYDSLGDYQKAMEYHEKNLKIAKEIGDRAREGRAYGNLGNAFDSLGDYQKAVEYHEKGLKIAKEIGDRVGEGAAYGNLGNAFDSLGDYQKGIKYHEKNLKIAKGIGDRAEEGRAYGNLGIAYKSLGKYLKAIEYYEKRLKIAKEIGDRAGERRAYGNLGIAYDSLGDYEKAVEYYGKRLKIAKEIGDRAAEAAAYGNLGNAFDSLGDYQKAIKYHEKGLKIAKEIGDRDGEGGAYGNLGNAYQSLTDYQKAIEYHDKRLKIAKEIGDRAGEGRAYGNLGIAYRSLGKYLKAIEYYEKRLKIAKEIDDRAGERRAYENLGIAYDSLGDYEKAVEYYEKHLKTAKEIGDRADEGRAYRSLGNAYQSLRNYLKAIEYHEKDLKIAKEIGDRAGEGGASGNLGNAYQSLGDYQKAIEYHEKVLKIAKEIGDRPREGEAYESLGNAYQSLADYQKAIEYHEKHLKIAKEMGDRAREGGAYGNLGNVYQSLGDYQKAIEHHEKVLKFAKELGDRAGEGGAYGSLGNAYQSMADYQKAIVYHEKRLKIAKEIGDRAGEGRAYGNLGIAYDSFGDYQKAIEYPEKDLKSGKEISDRAGEGRAYGNLGNVYDSLSDYQKAIEYHEKDLKIAQEIGDRAGEGEVFGSLGSTYLSLGDSQKAIEYRGKLLKIGKGISDRAGGGGAHRNLESQEETHIVGEMKERRNFQLGEVKASDVIEGKGDKKAIDEEVKQFGGNESKDNGEGAEADETEIQGQECYKQDTYDDDFGGQISETTEDDLSHGIYELKMEEQEEPDNVTIFEGTVKKEGFHLDINLGAIHLTFPPDSVAEATGIMVYRWKHGTCLPQVMEHEAVVSDVIEISATTEDGGLNFNSEVKLVLSHSAADLEGYELVLKTLTDTEKNEWEVIAGCKDIRQVSDLDDYPCPNNVPYSFPVVRAGITKCATYAVVSRLKLSPTYTITVNGGTFVHPDYPQVTITVPQNAVTTKTKLSLELGVQEVPQDEFQGHNLFSGPILHVLCSSRAAFLEPVTIQLPVSLGNRLVNVPQPSECRVRVFFRSAERGTKEWVEISDKVEIPASYDGKLVKFKVQRFSGYAFFLDWTIYGSGVIAFGIIAYLSSIVKNQPLVANFFAYFDPKERLGSHDILFLICCPAHRGYDVKEELEKAGLTACEATSIRDMIPGRDKAFAFVSGGIKFANREDEGRFYLRFHGNVRHKGHLQVLLINDKEHCKVEFRNTPYTTENNLLSRLILALRFCSTSSNAQVSTLSNVSVPPLEESPEGGLISNSSRKLKVTLLSSEWGSSKGGLSTINRELAIQLAKDDTVEVCMYLPAFNDKDKNEADKFMVRLLKAEEKPGYDPIDWLASVPSDHQMNIVIGHGIHLGRQVSHIKETHPECKWFQVVHTDPEELAMFKTYADPSAKGGKKHETEVKLCQKADQVVAVGPKLADTCSHYCGMRKVLVLTPGIFSEFAGINQATEERRVFHVLVFGRGDSEDFQLKGYDIAAQAVTELKDEKEAFKLVFVGAPEGEEDQVKEMFLKGNILRRQLVVRRAKEREQLAQEFYGADLVIMPSRAEGFGLTALEALSAGLPVLVSANSGIGQALQELTLGKNVVLDSEDPTAWAKEIKAVRNRSKKLRLEEAIELREEYGKKYQWEGQCRILVERMHEIVRS